Proteins from a genomic interval of Micromonospora sp. NBC_00389:
- a CDS encoding DUF58 domain-containing protein: MGITARGVGLLASAVVLLGVGFRFAYPELTLLGAAAGAAVGYAALTAAWRPRLTVTRRADPDRVARGEAASMTLTVRNTGRLRSADLLAEDRCGARTVPVPLLRLRPGRDTEVRYEVPTHRRGVVPVGPLRVTRRDPLGLVALARPYGATAPVWVHPRIHPLTAVPTGAGRSLDGRVDGVPHGSITFDSLREYVVGDDLRRIHWRTSARVGELMVRENVDTSLPRLVVLLDNRAAAHQRRVDGVAESFESACEAAASIVTATHRADLPVLLLLVAPEPATPAERRRGDRTGDETGEDPGGGHPLGPLDRLAAAELSGDDDALRAATTRLRQDRLGDTLIFLTGPGGRGELGHVGALRGAYPSVVVGVFGATEPTPAGATGLVVVDAADGAQFAAEWDGVRRW, translated from the coding sequence ATGGGGATCACCGCCCGCGGAGTCGGGCTGCTCGCCTCCGCCGTCGTGCTGCTGGGCGTGGGTTTCCGGTTCGCGTACCCCGAGTTGACGCTGCTCGGTGCGGCGGCCGGCGCGGCCGTCGGCTACGCCGCGCTGACGGCGGCCTGGCGGCCCCGGCTGACGGTGACCCGTCGGGCCGACCCGGACCGGGTGGCCCGTGGCGAGGCGGCGAGCATGACGCTGACCGTCCGCAACACCGGCCGGCTGCGCTCGGCAGACCTGCTGGCCGAAGACCGGTGCGGGGCCCGCACGGTGCCGGTGCCGCTGCTGCGCCTGCGACCCGGCCGGGACACGGAGGTCCGCTACGAGGTGCCGACACATCGCCGTGGGGTCGTGCCGGTCGGGCCGCTGCGGGTGACCCGGCGCGACCCGCTGGGCCTGGTGGCGCTGGCCCGCCCGTACGGTGCGACGGCACCGGTCTGGGTGCACCCCCGGATCCACCCGCTGACGGCGGTACCGACCGGCGCGGGGCGCAGCCTCGACGGCCGGGTGGACGGGGTGCCGCACGGGTCGATCACGTTCGACTCGCTGCGGGAGTACGTGGTGGGCGACGACCTACGCCGGATTCACTGGCGGACCAGCGCCCGGGTCGGCGAGCTGATGGTGCGGGAGAACGTGGACACCAGCCTGCCCCGCCTGGTTGTGCTGCTGGACAATCGCGCCGCCGCACACCAGCGGCGGGTGGATGGGGTGGCGGAGTCGTTCGAGTCGGCCTGCGAGGCGGCAGCCTCGATCGTCACCGCCACGCACCGCGCGGACCTGCCGGTGCTGTTGCTGCTGGTCGCCCCGGAACCGGCCACCCCGGCCGAGCGGAGGCGCGGCGACCGGACCGGCGATGAGACGGGCGAGGACCCGGGCGGCGGGCACCCGCTCGGGCCGCTGGACCGGCTCGCCGCCGCCGAGCTCTCCGGCGACGACGACGCGCTGCGCGCGGCCACCACCCGGCTGCGGCAGGACCGGCTCGGCGACACGTTGATCTTCCTGACCGGGCCGGGTGGTCGGGGCGAGTTGGGCCACGTCGGCGCGCTGCGCGGCGCGTACCCCTCGGTGGTGGTCGGGGTGTTCGGCGCGACGGAGCCGACGCCGGCCGGCGCGACCGGCCTGGTGGTGGTCGACGCGGCCGACGGGGCGCAGTTCGCCGCCGAGTGGGACGGGGTGCGCCGGTGGTGA